Proteins co-encoded in one Rudaeicoccus suwonensis genomic window:
- a CDS encoding YggT family protein, with protein MSVVLGVVALLLYLFLIALLARLVFDWVQVFARQWRPRGVVLVVAEGAYTITDPPLRLLRRILPPLRLGQVQIDLAFLVLMLGVFLLLGILR; from the coding sequence ATGTCGGTAGTCCTCGGCGTCGTCGCGCTGCTTCTCTACCTGTTCCTGATCGCGCTGCTGGCGCGACTCGTGTTCGACTGGGTGCAGGTCTTCGCGCGCCAGTGGCGCCCTCGCGGTGTGGTGCTGGTGGTCGCCGAAGGCGCCTACACCATCACTGACCCACCCCTTCGCCTACTGCGCCGGATCCTGCCCCCGCTGCGTCTGGGCCAGGTGCAGATCGACCTGGCCTTTCTGGTGCTGATGCTGGGTGTCTTCTTGTTGCTCGGTATCCTAAGGTGA